The Candidatus Eisenbacteria bacterium genome includes a window with the following:
- a CDS encoding PH domain-containing protein: MGYLERCLIPGEEVRYRAGLHWSTILRPIVVGTFLDLAGLACIIGWALGRDGTTSAAPILLASGVALLLAGGLVLAVASIRLASTQIVVTTRRVLIKSGILQRRTVELLLSKIESVDVTETVSGRMMGYGKVVLRGTGGTPESFDRIANPLEFRRQVQSQVDALTDGRKKIGAS, translated from the coding sequence ATGGGATATCTCGAGCGCTGCCTCATACCCGGCGAGGAGGTGCGATACCGAGCCGGGCTTCACTGGTCGACGATCCTGCGCCCGATCGTCGTCGGGACGTTCCTGGACCTCGCCGGCCTGGCCTGCATCATCGGATGGGCGCTCGGGCGAGACGGGACGACCTCGGCGGCGCCAATCCTCCTCGCTTCCGGCGTGGCCCTTCTCCTCGCGGGGGGCTTGGTGCTGGCGGTCGCCTCCATCCGGCTCGCGTCCACGCAGATCGTGGTAACCACCCGCCGCGTTCTGATCAAGTCGGGAATCCTCCAGCGCCGCACGGTGGAGCTCCTGCTCTCCAAGATCGAGAGCGTGGACGTGACCGAGACCGTGTCCGGTCGGATGATGGGATACGGGAAGGTGGTGCTGCGCGGCACCGGCGGAACCCCGGAGTCCTTCGACCGGATCGCGAACCCGCTGGAGTTCCGGAGGCAGGTTCAGAGCCAGGTGGATGCCCTGACGGACGGGAGGAAAAAAATCGGGGCTTCGTGA
- a CDS encoding Crp/Fnr family transcriptional regulator: protein MAQITAPSRAPSVSGWELLSKVAFFADAPPELQREIAQSASVVRLAAGAYFLREGDTCGHFAVVVSGRMRVFKLGESGHEITLYHVGAGEACPLNVSCILSDRPVPAMARVEEDVEAVVMPAASFRRWVASHESLRSVIFEMFSTRLTEVMSLVEEVAFRRMDQRLAKRLIELFQAHGDETVETTHADIAADLGTAREVVSRLLKEFERLGAIGLARGRIELVDGALLRGMAGRE from the coding sequence ATGGCCCAGATCACCGCTCCGAGCCGCGCTCCGTCCGTGTCCGGATGGGAGCTCCTGTCCAAGGTTGCCTTCTTCGCCGATGCGCCCCCGGAACTCCAGCGTGAGATCGCGCAGTCGGCTTCGGTGGTTCGCCTCGCCGCGGGCGCATACTTCCTGCGCGAGGGGGACACGTGCGGTCACTTCGCGGTCGTCGTATCGGGAAGGATGCGCGTCTTCAAGCTCGGCGAGAGCGGCCACGAGATCACTCTGTACCACGTCGGAGCCGGCGAGGCGTGTCCGCTCAATGTCTCGTGCATCCTCTCGGACCGTCCGGTTCCGGCCATGGCGCGCGTCGAGGAGGACGTCGAGGCGGTCGTGATGCCGGCGGCGTCGTTCCGGCGATGGGTCGCCTCCCACGAGTCGCTCCGGTCCGTCATCTTCGAGATGTTCTCGACCCGTCTCACCGAGGTCATGTCGCTCGTGGAGGAGGTCGCGTTTCGAAGAATGGATCAGCGTCTCGCGAAGCGGCTGATCGAGCTGTTCCAGGCCCATGGGGACGAGACGGTCGAGACCACCCATGCCGACATCGCGGCCGATCTCGGAACGGCGAGGGAAGTGGTGAGCCGCCTCCTCAAGGAGTTCGAGCGGCTCGGCGCGATCGGTCTCGCGAGAGGCAGGATCGAGCTCGTGGATGGGGCGCTCTTGAGAGGAATGGCCGGCCGGGAGTAG